One Actinomycetospora corticicola genomic window, GGACCGGCCGGCGAAGGTCGTCGAGGCGCTCACGGAGAACCCGCACATCCGTTACGGCACCGACCGGCGCGGCTACCTCACGGCGCGGTTCGAGGCGGACGTGATGCGCACGGCCGTCCGGGTCGTCGACCGCGTCTCGACGCCGGGTGCCCCGGTGCGGACGGCGGCGGCGTTCACGGTCGCGGACCGCTCGCCGGGCCTGCGTCCGGGCTGAGGGTTACGATGACGAGGACGGCGCCGGGCTCGTCCCTCGAGCCCGGCGCCCTCCTCTTGCGCAGCCACCTCGGGCGCCACCACAACACCCTCGCGGCCGGTCTGCGGGCGGATCGTCAGTGCTGTCGATCTCGCTGAGGTGAGCCTAGCCTAACTCGGTCGCCGCGCAACACCCCGGGCCGAGGAATCTGCGGCGCGGGCGCAGCGCTCGCCCATCCCCCGTAGCGCGACGCCGAGTTCGGCGGGCTCCTCGACCTCGAACTCCAGCCCCAGGGCGGCCAGCGTGATCGCCACGCCCTGCACGTCGTCGCCGGCGAGACGCACGCGGCAGGTGCCGTCGCCGAGGTCGTCGAGCCCCACCTGGTCGGTCCAGATCCGCGCCCGCACCTCGTCGACCCCGGCGTGCACCCGGGCCCGGCACCGCACCGGTCGGACGTCGCGGACCTTGGAGGCGACGTACTCCGCCGGGTCCCCGCCCGGGACATCGCGCGGGGTGAACCGCGGTCCGGTGGCGAGGCCGTCCGGTGCCACCCGCGGCACGATCCGGTCGAGGCGCAGCGTGCGCCAGTCGTCGCGGCCGAGGTCGTAGGCGAGCAGGTACCAGCGCCGACCCCAGGCGACCAGGTGGTGCGGCTCGACCCGCCGCCTCGACCCCGCGCCGTCGTGGGCGGTGTAGTCGAGCTCGAGCACCCGACGGTCCCGGCAGGCGCCGCCCACCGCGACGAGCGTCGCCGGTTCGACCGACGGCAGTGCCCGCAGCGGCGCGACCGTGGACACCCCGATCGCCGACACCCGCCGTCGCAACCGCTCCGGCAGGATCCGCTCCAGCTTCACGAGGGCCCCGACCGCGGTCTCGGAGAGACCGGCGATCCCGGCCCCGCCCGCCGTCTGCAGGCTCACCGCGACCGCGACGGCCTCCTCGTCGTCGAGCAGCAACGGCGGCAGCGCGGCTCCCGCGCCGAGGCGGTAGCCGCCGGTCGGACCGAGGTCCACCTCGACCGGGTAGTCGAGGGAGCGCAGCTTCTCCACGTCCCGGCGCACGGTGCGCACCGAGATGCCCAGCCGGGCCGCCAGCTCGGGCCCGGACCACTCGGGGCGGGTCTGGAGCAACGAGAGCAGGCGCAGCAGCCGGGCGGAGGTCTCGAGCACGGACGGATCGTGCCGCACGAGGCGGCCAGGTCACGTCCTCCTCACGAGCCCGGGGTGTGGCGGGAGTGACTGCGTGTCGACCGAGGGAGAACCGTCCGTCCCCGTACGATCAGTGCTGATGGCCAGGCCCGTGAAGACCCCGCCCACGCCCCGCTACCGCTTCGAGCGGGAGGCGCGCTACCTCGTCACGGTGATCGCCGAGGACGGCGAGCGGCTCGACCACCGGCTCGACGCCTACCAGGGCTGGCTCGCGGGCCCCGAGGGGATCCGGCACCGCTTCGGGATCGGTCGTCGTACCCGGACCGAGATCGCCGATCACCGCATCGCCGCGATGGTCGGCCCGCTCGCGGGCTGACCGCACGCGGTTCGCGGGAGCACGCCCGAACCCTGCCCGGTCGGGCGTGCCCCTGCGCTCGCGGGCGAGTCCCCGCGACGTCCGTGTCCGCTGCGATCCACGGGGCCCTGCTGCGATGCCGCCGCCTCCGACTCGGCGGTTCGCGGTCCCCGATCGCCCGGACGTCCGGCCGGACTCAGCTGACGAGCCCGCAGCGGAAACCCTGCGCCACGGCCTGCGCCCGGTCCGAGGCGGACAGCTTGCGGAACAGCCGACGCGCGTGCGTCTTCACGGTGTCCTCGGACAGGTACAGCTCGCGCCCGATCTGACCGTTGCTCTTGCCCTGGCTCATCCCGCGGAGCACCTGCATCTCGCGCTCGGTGAGGTTCACGCCCGCACCCGGCTCCGCCGACTGGCGCTGGGCCGGGAAGACGTCACCCATCGTGGTCGACGCGAGGGCGGCGACCAGCTCGGGCCGCGAGGCGTCCCAGCGCAGGTAGCCCCGGGCGCCGCCCGCGATCGCGGAGGCGATGCTGCCGGCGTCGTCGGGCGCACCGAAGACGATGACGTTGGCCTGGTGGTGCGCCGTGACGAGCCGGCGGGTCGCCTCCGCGCCCGCGCTGACCGCACGCTGCGTCCCGATGAACACGACGTCGACCGGCTGCCGGGCGTACCGGGCGAGCAGGTCCTCCGGGGTGGCGACACAGTCGATGCGCTGCACGCCGGGCACCGCCGACATGACGCGGGTCAGGCCCTCACGCACACTGCGCCGGTCGTCGCAGATCAGAACCGTCCTCATACAGACTCCGTCTCGGTGTTCGCCTCATCGCGGCGGACCGCCCTCGGTGGGCGCTTTCCTCATATCGGCGTCCCCGCCCGGGACCTTGACCCTCGAATCACACCGCTGTTGTTATCCCAGCGTGATCGTCTGGAGCGGCCATGTCGCAGAATCGTGAACCACAGCCCCCGCGTCGGGTACTTCTCCTGCACGGGCCCAATCTCAACCTGCTCGGGCGACGCGAGCCGGAGATCTACGGCTCGGAGACCCTGGCCGACGTCGACGACCGGGCCCGCGCGCTCGGCACCGAGCTCGGGCTGACGGTGGACGCCCGCCAGAGCAACCACGAGGGCGTGCTGGTCGACGCGATCCACGAGGCGATGACCGACTTCGCCGCCGTCGTCATCAACCCCGGCGCGTACACGCACACCTCGGTCGCCATCCGGGACGCGCTCGCCGCGATCCCCGGGCCGATCGTCGAGGTGCACATCTCGAACGTGCACACCCGCGAGCCGTTCCGGCACCACTCCTACGTCTCGCCCGTGGCGACCGCGGTGATCGCCGGGGCGGGCACGCTCGGCTACGACCTGGCGCTGCGGTTCGTCGCGACCCGGATCTAGCGGGCGCGCAGGGCGTCCAGCTCCGCCGCGAGCACGTCCGGGAACTGCAGCGGCACGAAGTGCGTGCCGGGCACCCGGACCAGCCGTGCCCCCGGTACGGCGTCGGCGAGGGCGACCATGTCCTCGACCGGCGCCATCGTGTCGAACTCACCGGCCACCACCGTGGTCGGTACGCGCACGGCGTCGACCGGGATCGGCGGTTCCTTCCCGGCCGCGAGCACCATCTGCGAGAACCAGGTCCAGTCGTGGTGCGAGAACTCCCGCGCCACCTCGGCGAGGGTCTGCAGCGGCGGCGGGGCGAGCGCCGCCAGCGCGTTCGCATCCATGCTGCGGGGCAGCAGCGAGATCAGGCCCGCCACCGGCGGCCCGAC contains:
- a CDS encoding response regulator transcription factor, which translates into the protein MRTVLICDDRRSVREGLTRVMSAVPGVQRIDCVATPEDLLARYARQPVDVVFIGTQRAVSAGAEATRRLVTAHHQANVIVFGAPDDAGSIASAIAGGARGYLRWDASRPELVAALASTTMGDVFPAQRQSAEPGAGVNLTEREMQVLRGMSQGKSNGQIGRELYLSEDTVKTHARRLFRKLSASDRAQAVAQGFRCGLVS
- a CDS encoding WYL domain-containing protein yields the protein MLETSARLLRLLSLLQTRPEWSGPELAARLGISVRTVRRDVEKLRSLDYPVEVDLGPTGGYRLGAGAALPPLLLDDEEAVAVAVSLQTAGGAGIAGLSETAVGALVKLERILPERLRRRVSAIGVSTVAPLRALPSVEPATLVAVGGACRDRRVLELDYTAHDGAGSRRRVEPHHLVAWGRRWYLLAYDLGRDDWRTLRLDRIVPRVAPDGLATGPRFTPRDVPGGDPAEYVASKVRDVRPVRCRARVHAGVDEVRARIWTDQVGLDDLGDGTCRVRLAGDDVQGVAITLAALGLEFEVEEPAELGVALRGMGERCARAADSSARGVARRPS
- the aroQ gene encoding type II 3-dehydroquinate dehydratase → MSQNREPQPPRRVLLLHGPNLNLLGRREPEIYGSETLADVDDRARALGTELGLTVDARQSNHEGVLVDAIHEAMTDFAAVVINPGAYTHTSVAIRDALAAIPGPIVEVHISNVHTREPFRHHSYVSPVATAVIAGAGTLGYDLALRFVATRI